One part of the Algibacter sp. L1A34 genome encodes these proteins:
- a CDS encoding Smr/MutS family protein — MKFKINDFVLVLDENLSGSIKSISGNTISIETTDGFLLDFEAGELVKDTSKSDFKSGIFSHKSISSVLDEKEKPSRRKSVKVKAKERYEPTMEVDLHINQLVKSPRGMSNHDMLTTQLDTARHKLDWAISKRIQKVVFIHGVGEGVLKIELEYLFGRYNNVKFYDANYKKYGLGATEVYIYQNVKPN, encoded by the coding sequence ATGAAATTTAAAATAAATGATTTTGTTTTAGTTTTAGATGAAAATTTATCTGGAAGTATAAAAAGTATATCGGGAAACACAATTTCTATTGAAACAACCGATGGTTTTTTGTTAGATTTTGAGGCAGGAGAATTGGTGAAGGATACTTCTAAAAGTGATTTTAAATCAGGAATATTTTCTCATAAAAGTATAAGTTCTGTTTTAGATGAAAAGGAAAAACCAAGCAGAAGAAAATCGGTTAAAGTAAAAGCAAAAGAACGATATGAGCCAACAATGGAAGTCGATTTGCATATAAACCAATTGGTAAAGTCTCCTAGAGGCATGAGCAATCATGATATGCTAACCACCCAATTAGATACGGCAAGGCATAAACTAGATTGGGCTATTTCTAAGCGCATACAAAAAGTAGTCTTTATCCATGGTGTTGGAGAAGGCGTGCTTAAAATAGAATTAGAATATCTATTTGGCAGATACAATAACGTGAAATTTTACGATGCCAACTACAAAAAGTATGGTTTAGGCGCTACCGAAGTTTATATTTATCAAAATGTAAAACCTAATTAA